From Deinococcus cellulosilyticus NBRC 106333 = KACC 11606, the proteins below share one genomic window:
- a CDS encoding YfbU family protein → MTEKLTLTVAQRLNLILQYRILELLDPENREHHQQAQTILKNGYTLSYRELTRNLQEELPIEVCQDILDILEMYEAILDSKEHLGDPLPEGRLLFPGFSEADESHLAAYAAHVVDVKKRFSSVKQGQKKANFAGRIPMMDQYRLMLEKFRQVPFSERPRMSRAVLDDLLNS, encoded by the coding sequence ATGACTGAAAAGCTCACCTTGACCGTGGCCCAGCGCCTCAACCTGATCTTGCAATACCGCATCCTTGAATTGCTGGACCCCGAGAACCGTGAGCATCACCAGCAGGCCCAGACGATTCTGAAAAACGGCTACACCCTCAGTTACCGGGAACTCACCCGCAACCTGCAAGAGGAACTGCCGATTGAAGTTTGTCAGGACATCCTCGACATTCTGGAGATGTATGAAGCCATCCTGGACTCAAAAGAGCACCTCGGAGACCCCCTGCCTGAGGGCAGACTGCTGTTCCCAGGGTTCTCTGAGGCAGACGAATCCCACCTGGCAGCATATGCGGCTCACGTGGTGGATGTAAAGAAGCGCTTTTCCAGCGTCAAACAGGGACAGAAGAAGGCGAATTTCGCTGGCCGCATCCCGATGATGGACCAATACCGCCTGATGCTGGAGAAATTCAGACAGGTCCCTTTCAGTGAGCGTCCCCGGATGTCTCGCGCTGTCCTGGACGATCTGTTGAACAGTTGA
- a CDS encoding KAP family P-loop NTPase fold protein has product MTRPFNHDQPIGSLEEDLLQRGEFAQALAATLKHNHGHPGLSVAVCAAWGEGKTSVKNLMLQHLRPEIDQGKIIYLEFNPWHWSGNEDLQTVFFREIDRKITQSGIMGDRKLLRSLSVYAAKLNYSGFFEDLVRLNVVLAALSGALTAAAVATRGTWMVWLFAGLLLVLLWFLVFRFRSTAINNQILTLKASTDKSLEEVKQELSAAMQKLQGQLVVCFDDLDRLDKAELKKVLQIIKANGDFPNVTYLSFFDREMVESQLHETGQSGRIYLEKMFQVTLMLPEPDSEHLKRYFLQETQKLLGEDPKQLREVREVYDAVLQQQLTNVRRTKRFLNNLGFYALRFKTSSGFEISVMDLMLLEALRLHEPRAYSAFLERSYPFTNIVYAQLLTSQRQAAFSAMLEEATDKTWMSKVLWLLFPLDRKGIEKLPLFDSEIFLRPSSAGLSLQVLFQQFRLSHPHFFHRYFMFGIRKEDVRKSELDQMRALFAAGQSIRDDVLNLLDGERLMDALQGLQHHQSWQDEAFVLALTEALVSMEAELRVRDADKGIFDGLVLVWVRLFQKGSVDQNSPALLKALHAGKQSVFFQTLFLNRMVVRTRELGDRGVALLDSVLKMSCTELATRIQAESKEPGFLQSEHAARFLLHWREHGDRVAFEAFWQARTSDFAALKELMKLFLSPIREPSDQGIRHGFRLHEDLMAVIDPEVLLARWRVLRPEVLSTEEEVLEKVFESKVWVGGNDQALED; this is encoded by the coding sequence GTGACCCGACCGTTCAACCACGATCAACCGATTGGTTCACTGGAAGAAGACCTGCTGCAGCGGGGCGAGTTCGCTCAGGCCCTCGCCGCCACCCTGAAACACAACCACGGCCATCCAGGCCTGTCTGTCGCGGTGTGCGCCGCCTGGGGGGAAGGAAAAACCTCTGTCAAAAACCTGATGCTCCAGCACCTGAGGCCTGAAATCGATCAGGGGAAAATCATCTACCTGGAATTCAACCCCTGGCACTGGTCTGGCAATGAGGACTTGCAAACCGTGTTCTTTCGGGAAATCGACCGCAAAATCACCCAGTCCGGCATCATGGGGGACCGCAAGCTTTTACGGTCACTGAGCGTTTACGCTGCAAAGTTGAATTACAGCGGTTTCTTTGAGGATCTGGTGCGCCTGAATGTGGTGCTGGCTGCCCTGTCAGGCGCCCTGACGGCCGCTGCCGTGGCCACCCGGGGCACCTGGATGGTTTGGCTGTTTGCAGGCCTGCTTCTGGTCTTGTTGTGGTTTCTGGTGTTCCGGTTTCGCAGCACCGCCATCAACAACCAAATCCTGACCCTGAAAGCCAGCACCGACAAATCCCTGGAGGAAGTCAAACAAGAGCTGTCAGCGGCCATGCAGAAACTCCAGGGTCAGCTGGTGGTGTGCTTTGATGACCTGGACCGCCTCGACAAGGCAGAATTGAAGAAAGTCCTGCAGATCATCAAGGCCAATGGGGATTTCCCGAATGTGACCTACCTGTCGTTCTTTGATCGGGAAATGGTGGAAAGCCAACTTCATGAAACAGGCCAGAGTGGCCGGATTTACCTGGAAAAGATGTTCCAGGTGACCTTGATGTTGCCGGAACCCGACTCAGAACACCTGAAGCGGTACTTCCTGCAAGAAACACAAAAGCTGCTGGGAGAGGATCCCAAACAGTTGAGGGAGGTGCGGGAGGTTTACGATGCGGTTCTGCAGCAGCAGCTGACCAACGTGCGGCGCACCAAACGCTTCCTGAACAATCTGGGGTTTTACGCCCTGCGCTTCAAGACCTCCAGTGGGTTTGAAATCAGCGTGATGGATTTGATGCTGCTTGAGGCCCTCAGGTTGCATGAACCCAGGGCCTACAGTGCCTTCCTGGAGCGCAGCTATCCCTTCACCAACATCGTCTATGCTCAGCTGTTGACCAGCCAGCGGCAGGCCGCTTTCTCTGCCATGTTGGAGGAAGCCACCGACAAAACATGGATGAGCAAGGTGCTCTGGTTGCTGTTTCCTCTGGACCGAAAGGGCATTGAGAAACTGCCTTTGTTTGATTCAGAGATCTTTTTGCGTCCCTCTTCGGCAGGCCTGAGCCTGCAGGTGCTGTTTCAGCAGTTCCGGTTGAGCCATCCGCATTTCTTCCACCGGTACTTCATGTTTGGCATCCGGAAGGAAGACGTGCGCAAGAGTGAACTCGACCAGATGCGTGCTTTGTTTGCTGCCGGGCAGTCCATCCGGGATGATGTGCTGAACCTGCTTGACGGTGAGCGTCTGATGGACGCCTTGCAGGGATTGCAGCACCACCAGTCCTGGCAGGATGAGGCGTTCGTTTTGGCCCTCACCGAAGCGCTGGTGTCGATGGAGGCCGAACTGAGGGTCAGGGATGCAGACAAGGGCATTTTTGATGGTCTGGTGTTGGTGTGGGTGCGGTTGTTTCAGAAAGGATCAGTGGACCAGAACTCTCCTGCTCTGCTCAAAGCCCTCCATGCAGGCAAACAAAGCGTGTTTTTTCAAACGCTGTTCCTGAATCGGATGGTTGTGCGGACCAGGGAACTGGGAGACCGGGGGGTTGCGTTGCTGGACTCTGTGCTGAAAATGTCCTGCACTGAGCTGGCCACACGCATTCAGGCGGAGTCGAAGGAGCCGGGTTTCCTGCAGTCGGAGCATGCTGCTCGTTTTTTGCTGCACTGGCGTGAGCATGGGGACAGGGTGGCGTTTGAAGCTTTCTGGCAAGCCCGAACTTCGGATTTTGCTGCGCTAAAGGAGTTGATGAAGCTCTTTTTGTCCCCCATCCGGGAGCCGTCAGATCAAGGCATTCGGCATGGGTTTCGTTTGCATGAGGACCTCATGGCTGTGATTGACCCTGAGGTTTTGCTTGCCAGATGGCGGGTTTTGCGTCCGGAGGTGCTTTCGACGGAGGAAGAGGTGCTGGAAAAGGTGTTTGAGAGCAAAGTTTGGGTGGGGGGCAACGATCAGGCTCTGGAGGATTGA
- a CDS encoding nuclease-related domain-containing protein — protein sequence MIVKNSDAPTPKDKFEAAGLKAEQQMAYYLQRAFGDDKQVFVLNGLRIEHGGNVAQIDHLILHPYGWIIVESKSVTSEVSINEHGEWARKWEGRFQGMPSPIKQAERQLELFNRFMDEKIPTLITRRMQMLGPIKASEFQSGILIAISDNGLISGKHRPDGVLKAEAIVDEVKNRIQQNRKTAKALFTLKTYQDLGEGNLQDFSQMLLSHHTPLVQGAPKPVAAERKPAVPVVPPIQGFQKQCRKCQSTKLEMLWGKYGYYLKCLECEENTPVAAVFPEFKEGYKIRKQGPQFFLEHAEKGTSVLFHTNP from the coding sequence ATGATCGTCAAGAATTCCGATGCCCCCACCCCCAAAGACAAGTTCGAAGCCGCTGGCCTGAAGGCCGAGCAGCAGATGGCCTACTACCTCCAGCGGGCTTTCGGTGACGACAAACAGGTTTTCGTGCTGAACGGCCTGAGGATTGAGCATGGGGGCAATGTGGCCCAGATCGACCACCTGATCCTGCACCCCTACGGCTGGATCATTGTGGAGTCCAAAAGTGTCACCAGTGAAGTCTCAATCAACGAACACGGGGAATGGGCACGGAAATGGGAGGGCCGCTTTCAAGGCATGCCTTCTCCCATCAAACAGGCAGAAAGACAATTGGAGCTGTTCAATCGCTTTATGGATGAGAAAATCCCCACCCTGATCACCCGCAGGATGCAGATGCTCGGTCCCATCAAAGCCAGCGAGTTCCAGAGTGGCATTCTCATTGCCATCAGCGACAACGGCCTGATTTCCGGGAAGCACCGCCCGGATGGGGTGTTGAAGGCTGAGGCGATTGTGGATGAAGTGAAAAACCGCATCCAGCAGAACCGCAAGACGGCTAAGGCCCTGTTCACCCTCAAAACCTACCAGGACCTGGGGGAAGGAAACCTGCAGGACTTCAGCCAGATGCTGCTGTCCCACCACACCCCTCTGGTGCAAGGTGCACCAAAGCCAGTTGCTGCTGAAAGGAAGCCTGCTGTTCCTGTCGTTCCTCCCATTCAGGGTTTCCAGAAGCAATGCCGGAAGTGTCAGAGCACCAAACTGGAGATGCTGTGGGGCAAGTATGGCTACTACCTGAAGTGCCTGGAGTGTGAGGAAAACACTCCAGTGGCAGCTGTTTTTCCGGAATTCAAAGAGGGGTACAAGATCCGCAAACAGGGGCCGCAGTTCTTTCTGGAGCATGCAGAGAAAGGCACGTCGGTGCTCTTCCACACCAATCCCTGA
- a CDS encoding SIR2 family NAD-dependent protein deacylase, with protein sequence MSSEALKDTISIEYGDGKLQGVTLDPVSLLLNKIARNFILTTNYDHVLEKAAGRVGIHGRPTLHGFPQQTYADLIQKQKPLLYKIHGDCAEQSTRVLTTAEYHRAYGVGKEVDPHAPVPQILGPMVHSRSLLFVGCSLGPDRTVQAILQLTQNTIKMTHYALLSEIKDEAKRAEKVKALGQRGIRAIWYPEGQHQYIATILQALMEPTPVTPTFTRLEKNDLIYELAEHYPSALAARDLWKRAGGLVRQMPAQPENATQMWSALLHRIENSRERMILLLEKVQEDGSDTPVSMAYLQKLRS encoded by the coding sequence ATGTCCAGTGAGGCCCTGAAAGACACCATCTCCATCGAATACGGCGATGGAAAGCTGCAAGGGGTGACGCTCGACCCCGTCTCTCTTTTGTTGAACAAAATTGCCCGCAATTTCATCCTCACGACCAACTACGACCATGTGCTGGAAAAAGCCGCAGGACGGGTGGGCATTCACGGTCGCCCGACACTGCACGGCTTTCCGCAACAAACTTACGCGGACCTCATCCAAAAGCAAAAGCCTTTGTTGTACAAAATCCACGGGGACTGCGCTGAGCAGAGCACCCGGGTGTTGACCACCGCCGAATACCACAGGGCATATGGTGTGGGAAAAGAAGTGGACCCACATGCCCCGGTTCCTCAAATTCTTGGCCCAATGGTGCACAGCCGCAGCTTGCTGTTCGTCGGTTGCAGTCTCGGGCCTGATCGAACGGTCCAGGCCATCTTGCAACTCACCCAGAACACCATCAAAATGACCCACTACGCTCTGTTGTCAGAAATCAAAGATGAAGCCAAAAGAGCGGAAAAGGTCAAAGCACTCGGACAACGCGGGATCAGAGCCATCTGGTATCCCGAAGGACAACACCAATACATCGCAACGATCCTTCAGGCACTGATGGAACCAACCCCTGTGACACCCACCTTTACACGCCTCGAAAAGAATGACCTGATCTACGAACTCGCAGAACACTACCCTTCTGCACTGGCTGCCAGAGACTTGTGGAAGCGAGCAGGTGGCCTGGTGCGGCAAATGCCTGCCCAACCTGAGAACGCCACCCAGATGTGGTCGGCGTTGCTCCACCGCATTGAGAACTCCAGAGAACGCATGATCCTGCTGCTCGAAAAAGTGCAGGAAGACGGAAGTGACACTCCGGTGTCCATGGCATACCTGCAAAAATTAAGGTCTTAA